GTAGCAGACATCTTTTTGGTCATGGCAAAGAAGAGTGATATAACTTCTAAAAATGGTTCTAAGCAATCAGAACCTAGGCTTGCAAGTCCAAAAATAGTGAGGCCAAAGTGCACAACTCAAGAGTTACCTAATGATATTGATGTGGTTGTGGATTTTGTAGTGAATCCACCAGATTTTCCAGAGGGATTTGTGAATAACTCAGCCGAGGAAGATGGAGATAATGAAAACTTTGACAATGATGAAGATGGCTACAATGAGGAAGATATTGCATCCACAAGTGTTGACATTATTGACTTGGACAATGAAGAGGATGAGTTGGGCCAACATCTTGAGTTTGAGTCCTATTATGACCATGAAGCCCGAGAAGCAAATGAAGTCCAATTTGATGAACTTCATGTGTCAGCCAAAGGTGCATGAAGAAGCCCAAGAACCAGAGGTGTAAGAGCATCCAGAACAAGCACAAGAAGGCCTTCATGATTCAGAAAAAGGCTAAGCCTGATTTAGCAAAGGCTAGGGCTGAGAAGAAAAAAGACAAGCAGCCGCTGAGGAAGTGTGGCAAGAAGAAGGTTGTATCTAAGGAAGAGGATGAATCTGATTTTTCGTTGGAAGAGGAAGAATATGTTGATCATGGAGACCATAGAGATGATCTAGATAATACAAAAGATCCAAGGAAGTGGTGGTCTTCAGTTACACAATTGTGTAATGATAGAGATGATGTTACTTCTAAAGGTGTAGTGTCTGAAGATGACATTAATAGCTTTGTGTAGTGATGATGGGGAGGAaaaaattaagaggaccaagagGAAATTCAACCCACGGTCAAACCCAGATGAGTTCCAATTCAAACTTGGTATGGAGTTTCCTTCAATGGAACATATAAGGAATGGCTTAAAAGAGTACTATATAAGGGTTGACAGAGAATAcacatttatttttaatgacaaatCTAGACTACGGGCCAAATGCAAAGGTAAAGGTTGCAAGTGGATTATTTATGCCAAATTGTAGAGTGTGGAGAACAAGATCGTGCTAGTTAACACTTTGGTTGATAAGCAAGAGAGACGTTAAAGGTTTTGGTGAAGGAGCAATATGCAATCCTTGATGATTATTGTAGGCAGTTGATGGAAACAAATCCAAGTACCACATCTATACTTAAAACTAGTCTTGTTGATGGGAACAGAGTTTTTGAGAGGGTTTATATTTGCTTGCAAGCCTGTAAAGAGGGTTTCAATAGAGGTTGCATACCTTTGTTAGGATTGGATAGTTGTTTCTTGAAAGGATATTACAGAGGTATCTTATTGGCTGCTGTAGGTATAGACCCAAACAACTCTCAGTATCCAGTTGCATATGCAATAGTAGAGAAGGAAAACATAGCAACTTGGACATGGTTTTTGAAGCTAATAGTTGAGGATCTTGACATTCAAAACCCAAATGTCTTCACCATGATGAGACACAAACAAAAGCGTTTGGAATAAGCATTGGCTGAAATTTATGATGGAGCTGAGATTAGGTTCTGTGTCAGGCATCTACATTCGAACTTCAAAAAAGAGCATCCGGGTTTGCTTCTTAAACAGATGCTATGGGCTTATGCACAGGAAACTACACTTGCAGAGTTTACTTGAAGAATGAATGCGCTTAAAGAAGTGGATGAAAAGGCATACAAGTGGTTGCTGAAGAAAGACCCGAAAGAGTGGTGAAAATAACATTTCTGAGTGAGTGTGAAATGTGATATGCTTCTTAACAATCTTTGTGAAAGCTTTAATTCAACAGTCATGCCTGGGAGAGACAATTCAATTGTAACACTGCTAGAGATGATCCGATTCTGGCTGATGTGTAAATTCTCCACCAAAAGATAATAAGTAAAAAATGGGTGTATCCAGTTGGTAGAAGGATCCTGAACATTATtgagaaacaaaaaaaattggcCAGACATTGTCACTCAATCTTGGCTGGTAATAGTGATTTCCAAGTCACTTATACGATGACAAAAACATTTGTAGTTGATTTGGTGGCAGAGGTGTGCACTTGCAGGGGCTTTGAGTTATCTGGCATACCATGTCCACATGCCTTAGCTTGTATCTGGGCATCAGAATTGGAATTAATGGATTGCATTGATGCTTGGTATAAAAAAGATGCCTACATTGCTGTATATGCAGGGATAGTTCAACCAATGCCTAGCCCCGATAAGTGGCCTCAAACTGGCCTAAACCCCATACTTCCACCTCTAGAGCAGACATTACCTGCCAGACCAAAGAAAAAGAGAAACAGAAGTAATGATGAACTACCACCTAATGCTACAAAACAATCAAGGAATGGTCAACACAATCATTGCAGTAATTGTAAGAAAAAAGAGCATTCTAAAGCGACTTGTAAAAATCAACTTGCTGATCAAGTACATCACAACACTTCTTGCAAAATGAATTGTGATCATGTAAATACCACTTACAACATTTTATGCAACTCTTCTCAACTAATGCAGGCCAAGGTTCCAAAGAGGAAAGGTAGACCACCAATGACTAACCCAACACATGAGACAGTTCAAAAAAATGAGAGAAGGAAGAAACACAAAGCAAAGGAAGAAAGCTCTGCAGGTCAACAACAACAAGGCTGATGTTTAGATAAAATGATGTTGCTTTTGTGATTAACTATTTTTAGGTATTCATGGTTTATCATGGATATCACCTTTTGTAAATGTCATTTTGGCATGGATATGAACTTGCTTTTGTGTTTCTATTATTTTTTGTAATGTTTGGACACCTCAGACATGGTATATGTAGCTTATTTGGACAACTTGTTTTGTTGGTGTATCATGGATATCGCCTTAGAATGTTTATGCAACTTGTTAGATTTGTGCTAGAAGTATTAAgtaaatttttttatcaaatacAAATGTAGGTCGTTCAATATGCAATCCTTCATTCATAATAGAACTTGACATACAATTTTAAAATGCAACTTCTTTTACTACTAAACATATTTTAAAATGAATTTCACCCAATAGACATGTCTCATATACTGACCAATACAACCACCTACCAATTTACATCTCAATTATTTAACTAAACAAACATTACAAGCACAATCACAGctacaagaaaaaatattttcatgaaatcCTCTCAACCCACGGTACCCCACAATCACAATTGTTGGGAGTCCTTGATTTTGAAAAAGACCTCTTCCTCCCTGAGTTGTTGCGCGATGTGCCAATTGCTATGAGGGCTTCCGTGAGATGAAGAAGATTATTCATTTGCCATTGCAGGACCTACAATGGTCCGTCAGAGGGCACGTCGATTAGAGTGTCGTCTTTAACCTTTGGCTCCGTCTGTCTTCTTCATGGGAGACCAAACCCTTCTTGGGGATTTATTGTTTTTGATGGGTAATTGGATAGATTGGGTATTGTGTTTCATTATTGttttttcaaattattattaagttttggttaagtttttaaAATGTGAATTGTAATTAAACTTAGGTATTAATACCTTTTATAAATCTATTGTCAGACAACCAATTAGTtccaaataaaaattaattcgCCCACCGTGGGGCTCGAACCCACGACCACAAGGTTAAGAGCCTTGCGCTCTACCAACTGAGCTAGACGGGCCTTCGGTTATAAATGTCTAACTATATTTATAATAGGTAAAATTTAGAGTAGGTCTCATTTCGCCCAAACACAAAAGCAAGGAAGCGTAAGAACTATAGCTAAGGAAAAACCCGAAGCAGACGATTTGAGAGAACAAATGGAGGTTGAAACCGTGCAGACTATAGTGGAGATCTTGGTGGCCCTCGTCGTAATATTAACCCTGGGTTTATTCTCTGTTATATTTTTCGAAGCTTATCGAAGAAGGCACAACCACACGTACGTTCACTTCCCTCGTCTCCCATTCTCAATTCTGCTATCTTTGTTTCTGTTCTTTGATTAAATGCAGTGATCGTGTTTTTTTTTTGGGGGCAGTCACGTCGAAGCCCCGGCGATCTTCGAGGATCCCAATTCGTTGAAACAGGTTGGTTATGTAAAATTGCTTTGCAACGATTTTGTAATAGATTCAATTTGAAGTTTGTATTCACTAATTGAAAACAATGAAGCTTGATTTGAATCTCCCATGAATTTTTATTAGTTTTGTTAATTGTATTTGTTTTCTGGATTTTCAATTGCATAAGTCAACGTCCTGCGGTTGTGGATTTGTTGGTGTTTTTTAACCAGTTTTCTATGCATTCATGGCTACCGAAAGTTCAATAATTTGTGATCTAATTAAGAACGCAAACGCATGGGTGAGTTAATATTGAACAAACTAACCGGGATGTTACCATTTTACTGAAATGTTGTCTTTGGCTCGGTTTGGAAAGAGCTACCTAGTTTTTGTTTTTAGAGTTTAACTGAGGGCATATGTCGTTAAAGTGAACCTGTTCTCGAATGTTAATTTGTTTTTGTAGTTGATATGTATGAGGTTACACAATGTAAGAGAGTTTTTCCGACATTATATTTGACATTCGTTATTGGAGATGTAGAGTGTCCTTGGAAAACATTTCATTATGTTTATCTTGTAATTCTTTCAGTTAAGATTTAAAGTTTGGAGGAAATAgaagcttttatttatttaatcagtGTATTAAATTACGGGTTGTGTTACTTATACTGGAATTATTTTGGTCTATTCGTTGTAGGTTCCTTGTCCTTCTGTTTTTAATCCAGCGGAGAAGTACTTATCTTTAATTGTTCCTGCATTCAATGAAGAGCATAGACTTCCTGATGCTCTTGACGAAATGATGAAGTAAGTTGTGTATGAATAATTACAGTTCATATTTCTTTTAAAAGTTTATTTTCAGATTCTTCATTATATATGGAATCTGGAATCTTGATCAGAAAGTATGTTCTTTTATGCTGTCACACTATCACTGATTCACCAAGCAATCCATAGGGAAGGTTTTTGGCTTAGGAATTTTATACTTCTCATACATGCTTGTATGTATTTAAGAGATAATATTGAATTGTAACGTTATTCATATTTTGGTTCTTTAGTTATCTTCAACATCGTGCGGCAAGGGATAAATCTTTTTCATATGAGGTAATATTTTGTTTCCTTCTTTTTCTGGGTCACCACAAATGGTTCAATATATTTCTGTTCGGATCTATGTTCTAGAATCTACGAGTGATTAATAATCCAAGACAATAATTAGTTGTGAAAATCAGAACACATTAGAACTTTTATCgctttatctttttctttctttgctTTATAGAAGGTTTCTTGAACAGGTGGTGATTGTTGATGACGGTAGTGCTGATGGGACAAAAAGGGTGGCTTTTGAATATGTGAGGAAATACAATGTAGATAATGTGAGGGTTATCCTTCTTGGCAGAAATCATGGCAAGGGAGAAGCTATTAGAAAAGTGAGTCTGATCTAAGCCATTTACCTATGAACTCTTTTACATGCTATTGAATGATCTCTGATATTCCCATGATACACGACATCAATTGATTGAAGCTTTTTGCCTTTGCGAAAGCATTGAAAAACAGGGAATGCTTCATTCACGTGGTGAATTACTTCTAATGCTGGATGCTGATGGAGCAACAAAGATTAATGACTTGGAAAAGCTTGAAAATCAGGTTTGTTCTTGTTTTGATTTACTCTCAAGTATCAATATTTTTGTTCTAGGTCTGTCATGTTAGCCTCTAAGAGTGTACGTCTTTATTGTTTGTTGCTGCCTTTCAGATCCTTTCAGTTGCCGGAAAAGAAATTAATTCTGGAGATTCAGCAGCGAGCGATTCAACTATTAGAGTAGCTGATGTCCCACTTGCTGCATTTGGTTCTCGTGCTCATCTTGAGGAGAAGGCCCTGGCTACAGTTCAGTCTTGCTTATGCTGCTTGATACTTGTGTGTTCTTTAATtattgttatttatatttatctAATTGAGCTGTTTCACTTAATATTTCAGCGGAAGTGGTACCGCAATTTTTTAATGAAGGGTTTCCATCTCGTGGTTCTCTTGTCGGCTGGTCCTGGAATTCGGGATACACAGGTTATATTCTATATTTTATTTGTTAAGTAGTAGTATTTTTTTCGGTCCTTTGATTTaatatttcatatattttttattatcctTCTAATGAGCCCAACTTTCTGCATCACAGTGTggttttaaaatgtttacaaggaGTGCTGCAAGGAAACTTTTCAGTAATATTCGTTTGAGAAGGTAACTGCATGTAGATTCTATAATTGATCAAAATTCACTGTATTTAGAGTTTGGAGTGCAAAATGATCAATTTTTACTCGTAAAAATTGCATAAATTAAACTAGTGTAGCAGTAGAACAAGAATTGGTAAGACAGTgtttaaggttttacattgtggATATTTCGCAGGTGGTGCTTTGATGTTGAGTTAGTGTTTCTATGTAAACATTTTGGCATTCGGGTGCTTGAGATATCGGTGAACTGGTCTGAAATTCCTGGATCCAAGGTGAACCCATTAAGCATTCCCAACATGCTGTGGGAGCTTATATTGATGTCTGTTGGATATAGGACTGGTATGTGGAGAATCCGTACCTGAGCAATCATGTCCGAATTCAATTTCGCAGCAAGGGTTTCTAATCCTGCTTTGCCTCCATTTCACTGCAAGAGGAGAGAAATGCGATCTGTTAGGCACCCCATCATAGACCTGTCTTTGTCTTCAGAAGCTTCTGCTTTCAATTGTCAACTAATCCAAATATTTGACTCGCATTATTTGCTCATGTACTTAGGTTTTGACCTTACATTTTGCTTACTGGTTTTAGAGCAGAATTACTTTATTTAGAAGTCAATCTCAAGTGAAATACAttttgaagagagagagagagagagagagaaaagaaagaaaaaaaaaaaggtaaaagtTATTTCTTTATTACTTGAATTTCCACGCAGTGCATTATTGTATTGTACCATATTCATATGGTATTTTTTTGCAATGCTGAGAGTTTTAAAAGTGAAACGATTTAATATTGGAACGCGAATGCTGATCCGCATTAAACctattaagatatgaatgactaaagATTTTGCATCTTTCTTATAAGTTGACttatttgatgtttgaaaataGCTGATGACTTTTTTCAGTAAAGTCGGTGCTTTTCTTAATGGATGATACTTCAACTTTCGTCTACTATCTTCAAGACTTCAGCTATAGGATCAAGTAATATTAAATAAGATTAAGAAATATatggaataaataaataagagaaaTAAGATAAATATAAAGCTTAAATTTTGTAAAAGTTCAAGAACTAACTCGTGAATGTTTGTGCATTGTGCATAAATAGTGATAAAATAACTAATAGCTATAGCAAGTATTACATGTCTTAGCTCTTTTGGTTTTGTTATACGAAGAGATAAattattaattcaaataataaaagaatTATCTAATTCAATCTTATCCTAATATAAAGCTTAATTTAATTAGCTGTTTGTTTGTTGAAAACttgattcaaatttaaatttagatttttgTCTAAAATATTGAAAAATCTTGCTTGCATTAACCGAACCGATTAAGAAGAAATCTGAAACAATAGATACTACATAGTGCAATAATTTTCAACCAACTAATGATCCAAACCAGTTTTATGCTATTACCAACCAATTAGACATATTTTTTTAAgtactattaaaaaaaaaaacaaatataaatacAATACCATAGAAAGTGGTGGtataacaaataaaatattcaacTCAAAAAGTTGCTAGAGAAGCACGATAACCGAGTTGGATTATATAGACGACTATTCCTATGTGCATCAACTTGAAGATATTGACCTGAAGATACTTTGGTGGAAGTACAAGCTAGTAAAAGGAAAAAGGCTAACTAAATAAAGTTGagaatttcataaaattaataataataggaaaaaaaaaaaaacatcgtGAGAGGAGTGTCAAAAATTCAAAGTGTTCATTCAACGAGCTTAAAGGCCCTCTTTGTGACTTAATAACCTACAAGCGAAGTAGGCTACTAAAAGTTGATTTGGAATTATTGTaatcacttaattttttttaccCGATTATAAATTTAGGATACTTTTATGGTGCACCGATGCATACATTTTGTGTTTTCGACTCGTGAATATTTTTCGGCACAATTTTTTTTGTGATCGtatttattgtagttatttagagcatttgcaaattttcaagaaattttgaataatttacagtgtcgaaaactaTGTTCAAATAAGTTCTTCTACACGTGACTAAtattttttatgcgcgtggaaaacaacatatttgaatttattttttggtattgtaaattatttagaattctTGAAAATGTGCacgatgctctaaataactacaatatacatgatcataaaaaaaaattgagccgAAAATTATTCACTAGCCGGCAAAACACAAAAGCAGTATGCACCATagaattattctataaatttataattaaatgaaaCTTACAATGTGCTTAcatgataatattttttaaattagtaaATTAACCATTAAACTTCCAATAACTATTTTTCAAAAGTGTATTAGGTACTAACTTTTTGGGGGATTGTGGAGTAGTTGCTTTTCTTACGTAcgtacaaatatataaatatatatataaacatacgtACATATAATACGCACATTCATCCATTTCACATTTTGTTCCTTTCAAACAGCAAAAAACATGGGTAATCCATTCTTTCATGAACTGAAAAGGCAAGCATCTTTAATGTTAAAGGAGAAGGTAGTAAAACCCGCTCGTTTGGCGCTGACTGATGTAACACCTGTACAACTGTGAGTTTTTAATTTCTGTGTGTGTTAGTATTATTGGTCTTACCTATATTCCTATATTGGTCACAAAATGATTGAATTGGTTTCGAGTTTTTTTCATTTTCCTGTGTGAAACCTAGTTTTGGTGTTTTGGGTTTTGTTAGAATGACAGAAGATGTCACAAATGGAAATTTGTGGCCACCTGATACACGAACACTCAAACTGATCTCAAGGGCTGCCTTTGAAGTTGATGATTATTGGAGAATTGTAGAGATTCTGCACAGAAGGTTAATATTCGTCAACGTTAACATTACTTTCTTCATTGTTTCTCAAATCGATGATTACTTTATCAATTTTCTTTGCTTATTAATTCAGGCTATTAAACTTTGATAGAGAGAACTGGCGTGGACCTTACAAGGCTATGATCTTATTAGAATACCTTCTAACTCATGGACCCCTTAGAATATTTGAGGAGTTTCAGGAAGATAAAGATATCATTAAGCAGATGGGAAGCTTTCAGTGTGTAGATGAGAAAGGGTATCAACTTGGCTTTGACATAATCTCTTTCTAGAGATATATTTTGTACAAACTACTTAATCAATTATAACCATCATATTGAAACTCATACATACATAAACGTATGCATATAAATCATTTTAGGATGCAGTGAATGACGAGTACCCTTTGTGTTTCACTTTGCAGGTTCAACTGGGGATTAAGAGTTAACAAGTTATCTGAGAAAGTGTTAAATCTTCTCGAGAATTCGTCATATTTCAAAGAAGAAAGAGGAAGAGCTCGAAAgctgactataggaattaagggGTTAGGGAGCTTCAACCCACGCTCCTCTTCCATTGATGCAAGTTTGAAGGAGTTTTCTCCCAAGTCATATGACAGATGTAATTCTGACTATATTGATCATCACAATGAGGAGAGTCTTTTCTTCTATGTTGAAGATGGAATCAGGGAAACACAATCCAGAACGGAAGAAAATCCTACGTGGGAACACTCTTTTTTTGGCAATCAACACTATCTAACAAAGAAACCTGTTGTAATTCTTTCCTACAACACAGAACTCAGCAATGCACAAACACTCCAATACAATAACTAATAAAACTGTTAAAATAATGCAAGAAACAATCGAACAATAAAATTGCTAAGGTAATGCTAAAGCAATTAAAGTCAGCAAAACATAACAGTAAACAATAATGCAGTAAAGTAATCAAAGACACAAGAATTATACAGGTTCGGCCAAACCAAGGACCTACTTCCTGTTCACTCCCCTGAGTAGTCTCTTTTATTGATTTAAGGGATGAAATTACAAAGCTAACAATGTTAGGTGCATCACTAGTCTCAAaacttctccaagaactcaattcgAGTTCTTTCTTGATCTTCTTGAAGTCAATCGGCTGAACTCTTCTTCACAGCTTCACAACCTCTCTATCTAGGCTCTCAACTCACTAATTCAATATGAATTACAGTCACTTACAATGTGTATCCCGAGCCCCTTTTATAACTAAGACATAGAGACCGAAATGACTAAAATAACCTTGATGCACACTAACTAACTTTAACAACTAACTGTATAAACTAACAGTATGTTAGTTTATCCCTTTTTACTGTGGATTACAATTCCACAAATTCCACCTTAATCCATAGTAAAAAGATCAATAGCTTCAAACTCAGGGAAGTGATCCAGCTTTCTTAAAGAGAGGTTATATTCAGTAGTTCCAAGCAATGTTGGAACTTACTGACTGAGAGAACTTTAGTACCTGCATCTGCAGGATTTTCTTCACTAGGTACCTTTCCAAGTtctacttctccttcctctatCTTATCTCTGATCCAAAACAATCTGATGTCAATGTGTTTTGACCTCTCATGATAAACTGGATTTCTACAAAGATGAATAGCTGATTGGCTGTCCGAGAACACATTCACCTTGCCTGTTAACAATTGAATCTCATTCAATAATCCTTTGATCCAAACAGCCTCCTTGAAAGCCTCAGTGGTGGCCATGAATTCTGCTTCAGTTGTTGAGAGTGCCACCACTTGTTGCAACTGAACTTTCCAACTGACACAACATCCATTCAGTAAGAAACAGTAGCTAGTTATGGATTTCCTAGTATCTCTATTTGATGCATAATCTGCATCAACATATCCTTCAAGATATACCTTTGTTTCTGACTTGACAAACTGTAAACCAACTTTGGTTGTAGCCTTCAAGTATCTCAGCAGCCATTTCAACCCTTTCCAATGTTCTACTCCTGGATTGGACATGTATCTACTCAACACACTCACTGCATAGGCAATATCTGGCCTGGTGCTAATCATGGAGTACATTACACTCCCAATGGCTTCTGCATAGGGTACTTCCTTCATATCCTTTATTTCTTGATCAGTTTTAGGTGACTGATCTGTTGACAAATTAAAGTGCCCTGCTAGAGGTACATTTACCTCTTTTGAATCTGACATTTTGAACTTCTGAATCACCTTCTTCAGATAACCTTCTTGTGTTAGCATAATCCTCTTTGCATTTCTGTCTCTAATGATATCAATTCCCAGAATTTTCCTTGCAGCCCCAAgatccttcatttcaaattcacTCTTCAACACATTCTTAAGTCGAGTTATTTGTTGCATATCCTTGCTCATTatgagcatgtcatccacatagatcAACAAGAAAACAACTGagcttgaatccaaatctgagaagTATAGGCAGGTGTCATACTTGGATCTTGTGTACCCTACTTTAGTCACTACTGTATTGAACTTCTTGTACCACTGCCTCGGGGACTGCTTCAATCCATATAAAGACTTCTTGAGCAAACACACTAGTTCACCCCTCtttgattccaccttgaatcctTCTGGTTGGGACATAAATATGGTCTCTTCTAATTGACCATTTAGAAATGctgtttttacatccatttgctCAATACTCCATTCAAACTGAATAGCCAAAGCCAGCATTATTCTGATTGTCTTCATCTTGACAACTGGTGAGAATATCTCAGAGTAGTCCACTCCCTCGACCTGTGTGAACCCTTTTGCTACAAGCCTTGCCTTGTAAACCTTTGGCTCCTTCTCAGTTATCCCTTCTTTTACTTTAAATACCCATTTGCAGTCAATAATCTTCTGTCTTTCAGGTTTGAataccaacttccaggtgttGTTTTCTTTAAGTGAGTTCAGCTCTTCCATCATGGCCTGTTTCCATTTCTGAGAATCTCTGCTgtttattgcctctgagtagctTCTTGGTTCTGGTTCTGTTGACTGGTTTGCAATAGAAAGTGCATATGCTATGATGTCTGCCTCTATGTATCTTTCAGGTGCCTTGACATCTCTTCTGATCCTGTCTCGAGCTAGCTGGTAATTACTTAAGTCTTCTTCTTGAGTTTCAGTCTCAATCTCAGGTTCAAAACTCTCCTGTTCATTCAGTTCTATGTTGGGAGGTTCCACCTCAATCTGAACACCAGCTTTGCTTGGTAACTTGTTACCTGAAACATCAGAAACAGAAcctttctcatttcttttaaaGGGAAAATCTAACTCATTAAAAATCACATCTCTACTTATTAAAATCTTGTTAGTTTCAGTAGAAAGTAGCCTGTAACCTTTGACCCCAACTTGGTATCCcattaaaacacatttaatcgATCTCTTACCAAGTTTGTCTTCAACACTATGTGCATATGCTGCACAACCAAAGGTTCTGAGATGTGCAAGAGATGGTGGTCTTTTACTCCACAGTTCCTCAGGAGTCTTCAGATTAATTGCTCTACTTGGACTCCTGTTTATTAGATAACAAGCAGTATACAAAGCCTCTCCCCAATATTTCTTGGGTAAACCAGATTCAAGTAAAAGACATCTCACTTTATTTAAAAGTGTTCTATTCATTCTCTCAGCAATGCCATTTTGCTGAGGAGTTTTGATTACTGTCCTATGTCTTTGCATACCATTTTTAACACATAAATCAGAGAATTCCTCATTTATAAACTCTAGTCCATTATCAGTCCtaagtgtttttatttttaactcaGTTTGAGTTTCAACATAAACTTTCCAGTTTTTAAACTTGTTTAAACACTCACTCTTATGTTTCAATAGTAGTACCCACACCTTTCTACTATAGTCATCAATAATGGACAAGAAATACTGGTTACCTCCTGGAGTTTTAATCCTGCTTGCACCCCATAAATCTGCATGTATGTATTCCAGCACCTTGTTTGCTCTATAATTGCTGTGAGAGAACTTTAGTCTATGTTGTTTACCCTGTACACAAATCTCACAGAAAGGTAGGTTAGCATGATTATAATTCTGTAATAAACCTTGTTTAGACAACTCAACTAAACCTTGTTCACTTATGTGCCCCAATCGAGCATGCCATAATTTTGAATCTGTTTTGCATTTGCTAACAGCAGCTGCCTGTGCAGGAGGTATGGTCTTTCCATCTAGGAaatataatccaagtctcttaatGCCTTTCATGACCAATAATGACCCTTTTGTAATCCTCATAGTCCCTTTACCAGTTCTATACTCATATCCTTCATCATCCAAGGTGCCTAAAGAAATCAAGTTTCTTTTCAAATCTGGAATATGCCTGACTTTGTTTAAAACCTTTATTGTGCCATCTGCATTCCGAATAGCAATATTTCCAATGCCAACAACCTGACATTTATGATCATTGCCCATCATAACACTCCCACCATCTATCTCTGAGTAGTCCATAAACCAGCTTCTATTTGGACTCATGTGGTAAGTACAACCACTATCTAGAATCCACTCTTCATGGTCTCTAAGACCTGAACCTGTGCATGCATCTCCATTGCTCAATTCTGTATTCTTTCTTTGTATGTTGATTACAGCAAATACATCTCCATCTGAGCTGTAAATATCATTAACTACTGCATTCGAATCATTGCTC
This genomic interval from Humulus lupulus chromosome 8, drHumLupu1.1, whole genome shotgun sequence contains the following:
- the LOC133798420 gene encoding uncharacterized protein LOC133798420, with the protein product MEVETVQTIVEILVALVVILTLGLFSVIFFEAYRRRHNHTHVEAPAIFEDPNSLKQVPCPSVFNPAEKYLSLIVPAFNEEHRLPDALDEMMNYLQHRAARDKSFSYEVVIVDDGSADGTKRVAFEYVRKYNVDNVRVILLGRNHGKGEAIRKGMLHSRGELLLMLDADGATKINDLEKLENQILSVAGKEINSGDSAASDSTIRVADVPLAAFGSRAHLEEKALATRKWYRNFLMKGFHLVVLLSAGPGIRDTQCGFKMFTRSAARKLFSNIRLRRWCFDVELVFLCKHFGIRVLEISVNWSEIPGSKVNPLSIPNMLWELILMSVGYRTGMWRIRT
- the LOC133796028 gene encoding epsin-3-like; the protein is MGNPFFHELKRQASLMLKEKVVKPARLALTDVTPVQLMTEDVTNGNLWPPDTRTLKLISRAAFEVDDYWRIVEILHRRLLNFDRENWRGPYKAMILLEYLLTHGPLRIFEEFQEDKDIIKQMGSFQCVDEKGFNWGLRVNKLSEKVLNLLENSSYFKEERGRARKLTIGIKGLGSFNPRSSSIDASLKEFSPKSYDRCNSDYIDHHNEESLFFYVEDGIRETQSRTEENPTWEHSFFGNQHYLTKKPVVILSYNTELSNAQTLQYNN